The bacterium region GCTGGCGATCTGGACTTCGCTCGACTGGCCGTTGATCACGGGCGGCAAGCCGATCATCTCGCTGCCGGCGTTCGTGGTCATTGCGTTCGAGCTGACCATCCTGTTCGGCGCGCTGTCCACGGTGGTCGGCCTGTTCATCAACGCCCGGCTGCCGCGCGCGCGCCGGAACGTCGTCTACGACCCGTCGTTCTCCGCAGGGAAGTTCGGGATCTTCGTCGCCGCGACGGATGCGCGGATCTCCGAAGCGGCCGGGATCCTGAGGGAGTGTGGCGCGGAGGAGGTGCGGGAGCGACCGGAGGAGGTGCGCGTTGGCACGCTTTGATTTCGCGATGGACCGGGCGAGCCGGCGGGCGGAGCCCGACGCTCGCTCCATGACGACGCCGCGCGCGGCGCGCCGCGTGCTGCGTGTCGCCGTCGTCGCCGCGGCCGCACTCTCCGCAGCGGGCTGCACGCGGCTGGACAACCTGCTGGCGTCCATCCCCGCGTTCAACTTCCTGCGGGAAGCGCCGTTCTTCGATCCGTACGAGGCGCCGCGGCCGCTGCCGGCGAACGTCGTCCCGTACGCGGCGCCCGGCGGCGTGGCGCCGCCGCCGCTCGAGCGGACGGAGCAGGCGCTCACCGCCTTCGGGGAGGCCGTCGGCCCGAACCCGCTGCCCCTGGACTCGGCCGTGCTGGCGCGGGGCCAGGTGCTCTACGACCGCTTCTGCATGGTCTGCCACGGCACGAACGGCGAGGGCAACGGGCCCGTCGTTTTCAAACCGGGCCAGGATCAGCCGGGGACCCGCTTCCCCATGGGGCCCAGCCTGCTCGTGCCCAGCGCCGTGCAGCGCACGGACGGCTACCTCTACGGCATCATCCGCGTGGGCCGCGGCCTCATGCCGCCCTACGGGGACAAGATCACAGACCTGGACCGCTGGGCCGTGGTCCATTACGTCCGGCAGCTCCAGCAGGCGGCCGCGAGTGGCTCGTCTGCCGCTGCGCCGGGCGCGGCCGCGGGCCAGACGCAGTGAGATACCGCGACGATGGCCACAGAGAATCCGATCCACGCGCCGCCGTTCCGCATCCTGGAGCGCACGCCGCCCGCCGTCCGCACCGCGATCGCGCTGCTGCTGGTCGGCGGCGGCATCGGCTTCCTGTTCGCGCTGCTCTCGGATGCGGACCGCGCCTGGCGCGCTTACCACTTCAACTGGCTGTACTGGACCAGCATCGCCCAGGGCGCGGTGATCTTCGCCGCGGTGGTCGCGATCGCCCGCGGCGTCTGGGCCCGCGCCATCCGCAGGATCGCGCTCTCGTTCGTCGCGTTCCTGCCGGTCGCGCTGGTGTTGTTCCTGCCGATCCTGTTCGGCGCTCGGAGCATCTTCCCCTGGATCGAGCACCCGGTGCCCGGCAAGGACGTCTACCTGAACGTCCCGTTCCTCGCCGTGCGCGACCTCGTGGCGCTCGGCGCCGTGATGGTGCTCTCGATCCTCTTCGCCTACTGGTCCATCAGGCCCGACGCGGGCCTGGTCCGCGACCGCGTGCCGGAGCGCCTGCGTGGGCTGTACGACCGGCTCACCCGTGACTGGCGGGGTCAGCAGCAGGAGGAGGAGAAGGCACACAGGAAGATCAGCCGGATCGCGCCTGCACTCGCGCTGGTCTACGCCGTCGGCTTCGGCTTCCTGGCCTGGGACCTGGTCATGTCGCTGGAGCCGCACTGGTTCAGCACGCTGATCGGGCCGTACTTCTTCATGGCGGCGGTGCTCGGCGGCATCGCGGCCACCGGGGTGCTGACGATCATCTACCGCGGCCGGCTCGGCCTCACCGAGGTCATCGACCCGCCGCAGTTCCACGACCTGGGCAAGCTGACCTTCGGCTTCTGCATCTTCTGGGCGTACCTCTTCTGGTCGCAGTACCTCGTGATCTGGTACGGCAAGCTGCCCTGGGAGCAGGAGTTCATGATCCACCGGCTGCAGCAGCCGTACGCGCCGCTGGCCGTGCTGGTCTTCTTCGCGCTGTTCGTCCTGCCGTTCTTCGGGCTGCTGGGCGTGCGGCCCAAGAAGACGCCGGCGATCCTGGGCCTGTTCGCGGTCATCGTGCTCGTCGGCCTCTGGTTCGAGCGCTACATGCTGGTCTACCCGTCGCTCTACCAGGAGGCCGAGCACCTGGTCTTCGGGTGGCAGGAGCTGGTCACCGCCCTGCCGTTCGCCGGCCTGCTGATCGCCTCGATCATGTGGTTCGCCACGCGGTTCCCGATCCTCCAGGTCTGGCTGAACCCCACGGACCGGGAGATCCTTGGGAGCAGCGCGGAGCCGCCGGGCGAGGTGGTGACGGCGGAGTAGGGTCGGGAGTCCAGCGGTCCTCGTGGGGCGCGCCGCAGCGAGGGCGGCGCGCCTCCGTCGTTTTTCGGGCGCCCCTCCCTGCACCCCCCTTGACAGGGGCGGACACTCCGCTGTATACATTGCGGCCACGTTCGAGACGGAAAACCGAGAGCGCGATACCCGTGGACCGGATCCGCACGCTCGACCTTAGCCTCCGACTTCGACTCCTTGGCGTAATTACGCCGGGGAGAGGGGGCGATGTCGTGCGTGCGCCGGATCTGCGTGGGTGGTGATGTAGAAGCGTAGGATCGCACGAGCTGACACCGCGGGCCCTCTCCGACAGCAATCGGGAGGGCCCGCGGCTTTTTCGTACCCCGAGACCGAGGAGACCCGAAGCATGGCGCGAGTACTCGTGTTCGACACCACGCTGCGCGACGGCGAGCAATCGCCCGGCGCGACGATGACGCCAGCGGAAAAACTACGCATGGCGCACCAGCTCGACGCGCTCGGGGTGGACGTGATCGAAGCGGGCTTCCCGATCAGCTCCCCGGATGACTTCACCGCCGTCCGCAAGATCGCGCGCGAGGTCCGCCGCCCGGTGATCGCGGCGCTGGCGCGTGCGAAGGAGGAGGACATCGAGCGGGCGGCTGCGGCGGTGGCCGATGCGGAGCGGCCGCGGATCCACGTCTTCATCGCGACGTCGGACGTGCACCTGCGCCACAAGCTCGGGATCGATCGCGCGGAGTGCATCGAGCGGGCAGCGTGGGCGGTCGAACGCGCGCGCCGCGAGGTCCAGGACGTGGAGTTCAGCGCGGAGGACGCGACGCGGACCGACCCGGCGTTCCTGTGCCGCGTCGTGGCCGCCGCGATCGAGGCGGGGGCGACGACGATCAACATCCCGGACACGGTGGGCTACGCGTGCCCCGCGGAGATGCAGGCGCTCATCGAGACGCTGTACCGCGAGGTCCCCGCGCTGCGGAACGTGGTCCTCAGCGTCCACTGCCACAACGACCTCGGCCTCGCCGTCGCCAACACGCTGGCCGCGGTGCAGGCGGGCGCGCGGCAGGTCGAGTGCACGATCAACGGCATCGGCGAGAGGGCGGGCAACGCGGCGCTGGAGGAGGTGGTCATGGCGCTCACCGTCCGCAACGACCATTACGGCCACTGGACCGGCATCCGCACCACGGAGCTGTACCGGACCAGCCAGCTCCTCTCGCACCTGACGGGCATCCACCCGCAGCCGAACAAGGCGATCGTGGGCCGCAACGCCTTCGCGCACGAGGCGGGCATCCACCAGGACGGCGTGCTGAAGGAGCGCACGACCTACGAGATCATGACGCCGGAGCAGGTCGGCGCGCCGGGGACGCGGCTGGTGCTGGGCAAGCACTCGGGCCGGCACGCGCTCGCGCGGCGTTACCGGGAGCTGGGCTACGAGCTGGACGGCGAGGACCTGGACCGGGCGTACCGGCTGTTCAAGCTGCTGTGTGACCAGAAGAAGCAGGTCCTGGACGAGGACCTGATCGCGATCCTGCACCACGGCACCATGCGGGATGCGCCGGAGACCTACCGGCTGGCCGCGCTGGAGGTGGTGTGCGGCAAGCGCCGCTCGGCCGCGCGGGTCCGCATCGCCGACGGCGACGGCACCGAGCGCGAGGCGGAGGCGGATGGCGACGGGCCCATTGCCGCGGCGTTCACGGCGATCGAGCGGGCCACGGGCATCCCGATCGAGCTGGAGGACCTGACCATCCGCGCCGCGACGCCGGGCCGCGATGCGGTGGGCGAGGTGTCCATCCGCGCGCGGATCGAGGGGAAGACCTTCACCGGCCGCGGCGCTTCGACGGACGTGGTGGACGCCGCAGCGCGCGCCTACCTCCACGCGCTGAACAAGGCCGCGCAGGCGCGGGAGCTGGAGGCGAAGGCGCTGGAGGAGGCCAGCTACCTGTGGGGGGTGTGATGGAAAGCGCAAGGGCGAGCGCGTGGGCGGGGGCGGGCGATGACCCGGTCCGGCCCCGGCCCGAGGCCGAAGGGAACGGCGCCGCGCGCGCCGGGGCGCGGCGGCCCATGACGATCACCGAGAAGATCCTGGCGGCGCACGCCGGCCGAGACCAGGTCGTGCCGGGCGAGATCGTGGACGTGGAGCTCGATCTGGTGATCTGCCACGAGATCACCACGCCGCCGGCGATCCGGATGATGCAGGAGATCGGCGTGACGCGCGTGTTCGACCCGGAGCGCGTGCTGGTGACGCCGGACCATTTCGTCCCGAACAAGGACATCCTCACGGCGGAGCTGTCGCGCCGGCTCCGCGAGTGGGTGAAGGAGCAGGGGATCCCCAACTACTTCGAGATCGGCAACCACGGCATCTACGCCGCGCTGGCGCCGGAGAAGGGGTTCATCCGGCCGGGCATGACGGTGATCTGCGGCGACTCGCACACGACGACGCTCGGCGCGTTGGGCTGCTTTGCCGCCGGTGTCGGCTCGACGGACCTCGCCGCGGCCCTCGCGACGGGCCGGCTCTGGTTCCGCGTGCCCGAGTCGATGCGCATCGAGGTGCGCGGCCGGCTGCCGCTCGGCGTCTACGCGAAGGACCTGATCCTCTACGTCATCTCGAAGATCGGCGTGGACGGCGCCCGTTACCGCGCCATGGAGTGGGCCGGAGAGGCCATTTCCGCGCTCTCCATGGAGGCGCGGATGACGCTGACCAACATGGCGGCGGAGGCGGGCGCGAAGTCGGGCATCGTCCCGCCGGATGATGTCACCCTCGAGTACGTGCGGGCGCGGACGGACCGGCCGTTCACGGTCTACACCTCGGACCCGGACGCCGAGTACGTGGAGCGCGTGGAAGTGGACGCGAGCACGCTCGAGCCCATCGTCGCGCTGCCGAGTCTTCCGAGCAACGGTCGGTTCATCAGCGAGGTGGAGCCGGTCCCCATCGACCAGGTCTACATCGGCTCGTGCACGAACGCGCGGATCGAGGACCTGCGCGAGGCCGCGCGGATCCTGCGTGGCCGGCGGGTCGCGCCGGGCGTGCGCGTCATCGTGGTGCCCGCGACGACGGGCGTCTGGCGGCAGGCGCTGGAGGAGGGGCTGCTCGCCACGTTCGCTGAGGCGGGCTGTGTCGTCTCGACGCCGACCTGCGGCGCGTGCCTGGGCGGGCACATGGGCGTGCTCGCGAAGGGTGAGCGCTGCCTCTCGACGACGAACCGCAACTTCACCGGCCGCATGGGCCATCCCGGCGCCGAGGTGTACCTCGCCTCCCCTGCGACCGCCGCAGCGACCGCGGTGACCGGCCGCATCACCGATCCGAGGGAGTTCCTGCAATGAGTGCCACGACCACGACGCTGCGCGGCAGGGCACGCGTGTTCGCCCGCGCGCACATCAACACGGACGAGATCATCCCGGCGCGTTACCTCAACACCGCGGACGAGGCAGCGCTCGCCGCACACGTGATGGAGGACATCGATCCGGAGTTCCCGGCC contains the following coding sequences:
- a CDS encoding 3-isopropylmalate dehydratase large subunit (catalyzes the isomerization between 2-isopropylmalate and 3-isopropylmalate in leucine biosynthesis); protein product: MTITEKILAAHAGRDQVVPGEIVDVELDLVICHEITTPPAIRMMQEIGVTRVFDPERVLVTPDHFVPNKDILTAELSRRLREWVKEQGIPNYFEIGNHGIYAALAPEKGFIRPGMTVICGDSHTTTLGALGCFAAGVGSTDLAAALATGRLWFRVPESMRIEVRGRLPLGVYAKDLILYVISKIGVDGARYRAMEWAGEAISALSMEARMTLTNMAAEAGAKSGIVPPDDVTLEYVRARTDRPFTVYTSDPDAEYVERVEVDASTLEPIVALPSLPSNGRFISEVEPVPIDQVYIGSCTNARIEDLREAARILRGRRVAPGVRVIVVPATTGVWRQALEEGLLATFAEAGCVVSTPTCGACLGGHMGVLAKGERCLSTTNRNFTGRMGHPGAEVYLASPATAAATAVTGRITDPREFLQ
- a CDS encoding 2-isopropylmalate synthase; the protein is MARVLVFDTTLRDGEQSPGATMTPAEKLRMAHQLDALGVDVIEAGFPISSPDDFTAVRKIAREVRRPVIAALARAKEEDIERAAAAVADAERPRIHVFIATSDVHLRHKLGIDRAECIERAAWAVERARREVQDVEFSAEDATRTDPAFLCRVVAAAIEAGATTINIPDTVGYACPAEMQALIETLYREVPALRNVVLSVHCHNDLGLAVANTLAAVQAGARQVECTINGIGERAGNAALEEVVMALTVRNDHYGHWTGIRTTELYRTSQLLSHLTGIHPQPNKAIVGRNAFAHEAGIHQDGVLKERTTYEIMTPEQVGAPGTRLVLGKHSGRHALARRYRELGYELDGEDLDRAYRLFKLLCDQKKQVLDEDLIAILHHGTMRDAPETYRLAALEVVCGKRRSAARVRIADGDGTEREAEADGDGPIAAAFTAIERATGIPIELEDLTIRAATPGRDAVGEVSIRARIEGKTFTGRGASTDVVDAAARAYLHALNKAAQARELEAKALEEASYLWGV